A portion of the Veillonellales bacterium genome contains these proteins:
- a CDS encoding GntR family transcriptional regulator translates to MIIKAETKATIIYHDLKKKILANMLPAETHLIIRQLSKEYGTSDIPVREALKELTAEGILETIPHIGSKVRGISQESIRGMLEMRELLEPVAARLAVKRITPEQFHDLKECWQDMMDAYNRQALKEYSKDNRAFHSILIKACGNDCMQKTLENLIIMEKRIQTVFELFPEIIEDSYREHAEMIHFIEQKNGSEMEKLMAKHKKRAFDKMRLYFKIRTNDD, encoded by the coding sequence ATGATTATTAAAGCAGAAACAAAGGCTACTATTATTTATCATGACCTAAAAAAAAAGATCTTGGCTAATATGTTGCCTGCCGAAACCCATCTGATTATACGGCAATTATCAAAAGAGTATGGCACCAGCGATATTCCTGTGAGGGAAGCATTGAAGGAATTAACAGCGGAGGGGATACTCGAGACCATACCACATATAGGCTCAAAGGTACGTGGCATATCACAGGAATCCATTCGGGGCATGCTGGAAATGAGAGAGCTCTTGGAACCCGTTGCTGCCAGGCTTGCCGTCAAACGCATCACACCGGAGCAATTCCATGATTTGAAGGAATGTTGGCAAGACATGATGGATGCCTACAACCGGCAGGCACTTAAAGAGTATTCAAAAGACAATCGGGCATTCCATTCCATATTGATTAAAGCCTGTGGAAACGATTGTATGCAGAAAACTTTAGAGAACCTGATAATCATGGAAAAGCGGATCCAGACTGTATTTGAGCTTTTCCCAGAAATTATAGAGGACTCTTATCGCGAACACGCAGAAATGATCCATTTCATCGAACAAAAGAACGGCTCTGAAATGGAAAAACTCATGGCAAAACACAAAAAGCGCGCGTTTGATAAAATGCGGCTTTATTTTAAAATTAGAACGAACGATGATTGA